In Streptococcus sp. SN-1, a single genomic region encodes these proteins:
- a CDS encoding DUF1858 domain-containing protein translates to MDNIIDVSIPVAEVVDKHPEVLEILVELGFKPLANPLMRNTVGRKVSLKQGSKLEGTPMDKIVRTLEANGYEVIGLD, encoded by the coding sequence ATGGATAATATCATCGATGTGTCAATTCCTGTTGCAGAAGTGGTGGACAAGCATCCAGAAGTCTTGGAAATCCTAGTAGAGTTGGGTTTTAAACCCCTTGCTAATCCCTTAATGCGCAATACAGTTGGTCGTAAAGTATCACTCAAACAGGGTTCTAAGCTTGAAGGAACTCCTATGGACAAGATTGTCCGCACGCTGGAAGCAAACGGCTACGAAGTGATTGGGTTAGACTAA
- the rbfA gene encoding 30S ribosome-binding factor RbfA: protein MANHFRTDRVGMEIKREVNEILQKKVRDPRVQGVTITDVQMLGDLSVAKVYYTILSNLASDNQKAQIGLEKATGTIKRELGRNLKLYKIPDLTFVKDESIEYGNKIDEMLRNLDKN, encoded by the coding sequence ATGGCAAATCATTTCCGTACGGATCGTGTGGGCATGGAAATCAAGCGTGAAGTCAATGAGATTTTGCAAAAGAAAGTCCGTGATCCGCGTGTCCAAGGCGTGACAATCACAGATGTTCAGATGCTGGGTGACTTGTCTGTTGCCAAGGTTTACTACACCATTTTGAGTAACCTTGCTTCAGATAATCAAAAAGCTCAAATCGGGCTTGAAAAAGCAACTGGTACCATCAAACGTGAACTTGGTCGCAATTTGAAATTGTACAAAATCCCAGATTTGACCTTCGTCAAAGACGAGTCCATCGAGTATGGAAACAAGATTGACGAAATGCTACGCAATCTGGATAAGAACTAA
- the infB gene encoding translation initiation factor IF-2, with product MSKKRLYEIAKELGKESKEVVARAKELGLDVKSHSSSVEEAVAAKIAASFKPAAAPKAEAKPVAPKASAEKKAEKSEPAKPAVAKEEAKPAEPVAPKTEKVAAKPQSRNFKAEREARAKEQAERRKQNKGNNRDQQQNGNRQKNDGRNGGKQGQGNRDNRRFNDQAKKQQGQQNRGNERRQQEDKRPNSAAPRVDFKARAAALKAEQNAEYARSSEERFKQTQAAKEALAQANKRKEPEEIFEEVAKLAEQAQQEQQVQAVVEVVPEKTEPAVDTRRKKQARPDKNRDDYDHEEDGPRKQQKNRSSQNQVRNQKNSNWNNNKKNKKGNNKNNRNQTPKPVTERKFHELPTEFEYTDGMTVAEIAKRIKREPAEIVKKLFMMGVMATQNQSLDGETIELLMVDYGIEAKQKVEVDNADIERFFVEDGYLNEDELVERPPVVTIMGHVDHGKTTLLDTLRNSRVATGEAGGITQHIGAYQIVENGKKITFLDTPGHAAFTSMRARGASVTDITILVVAADDGVMPQTIEAINHSKAANVPIIVAINKIDKPGANPERVIGELAEHGVMSTAWGGDSEFVEISAKFNQNIEELLETVLLVAEIQELKADPTVRAIGTVIEARLDKGKGAVATLLVQQGTLNVQDPIVVGNTFGRVRAMTNDLGRRVKVAGPSTPVSITGLNEAPMAGDHFAVYEDEKSARAAGEERAKRALMKQRQATQRVSLENLFDTLKAGELKSVNVIIKADVQGSVEALSASLQKIDVEGVKVTIVHSAVGAINESDVTLAEASNAFIVGFNVRPTPQARQQAEADDVEIRLHSIIYKVIEEMEEAMKGMLDPEFEEKVIGEAVIRETFKVSKVGTIGGFMVINGKVTRDSKVRVIRDGVVIYDGELASLKHYKDDVKEVTNGREGGLMIDGYNDIKTDDVIEAYVMEEIKR from the coding sequence TTGTCTAAGAAAAGATTGTACGAAATCGCAAAAGAACTTGGAAAAGAAAGTAAAGAAGTTGTAGCGCGTGCAAAAGAGTTGGGCTTGGATGTGAAAAGCCACTCATCAAGTGTGGAAGAAGCTGTCGCTGCAAAAATCGCTGCCAGCTTTAAACCTGCAGCTGCTCCGAAAGCAGAAGCAAAACCTGTAGCACCAAAAGCAAGTGCAGAAAAGAAAGCCGAGAAATCTGAGCCAGCTAAACCAGCTGTAGCCAAGGAAGAGGCAAAACCTGCTGAGCCAGTCGCTCCTAAAACAGAAAAAGTAGCAGCTAAACCGCAAAGCCGTAATTTCAAGGCTGAGCGTGAAGCTCGTGCCAAAGAGCAGGCAGAACGACGCAAGCAAAATAAGGGCAATAACCGTGACCAACAACAAAATGGCAACCGTCAGAAAAACGACGGCCGTAATGGTGGAAAACAAGGTCAAGGAAACCGCGACAATCGCCGTTTTAACGACCAAGCTAAGAAACAGCAAGGCCAGCAAAATCGTGGTAATGAGCGCCGTCAACAAGAGGACAAACGTCCAAATTCAGCGGCTCCACGTGTTGACTTTAAAGCCCGTGCAGCAGCCCTAAAAGCAGAACAAAATGCAGAGTACGCACGTTCAAGTGAGGAACGTTTCAAGCAGACTCAGGCTGCCAAAGAAGCCTTGGCCCAAGCTAACAAACGCAAGGAGCCAGAGGAAATATTTGAAGAAGTGGCTAAGTTAGCTGAACAAGCGCAACAAGAACAGCAAGTTCAAGCAGTGGTTGAAGTCGTCCCTGAGAAAACAGAACCTGCAGTGGATACACGTCGTAAAAAACAAGCTCGACCAGACAAAAATCGTGACGATTATGATCACGAAGAAGATGGTCCTAGAAAACAACAAAAGAATCGAAGTAGTCAAAATCAAGTGAGAAATCAAAAGAATAGTAACTGGAATAATAACAAAAAGAACAAAAAAGGCAATAACAAGAACAACCGCAATCAGACTCCAAAACCTGTTACGGAGCGTAAATTCCATGAATTGCCAACAGAATTTGAATATACAGATGGTATGACCGTTGCGGAAATCGCAAAACGTATCAAACGTGAACCAGCTGAAATCGTTAAGAAACTTTTCATGATGGGTGTCATGGCCACACAAAACCAATCTTTGGATGGGGAAACAATTGAACTCCTCATGGTGGATTATGGTATCGAAGCCAAACAAAAAGTTGAAGTTGATAATGCCGATATCGAACGTTTCTTTGTCGAAGATGGTTATCTCAATGAAGATGAATTGGTTGAGCGTCCACCAGTTGTAACTATCATGGGACACGTTGACCACGGTAAAACAACACTCCTAGATACCCTTCGTAACTCTCGTGTTGCGACAGGTGAAGCAGGTGGTATCACTCAGCATATCGGTGCCTACCAAATCGTGGAAAATGGTAAGAAGATTACCTTCCTTGATACACCAGGACACGCGGCCTTTACCTCTATGCGTGCGCGTGGTGCTTCTGTTACCGATATTACGATCTTGGTCGTAGCGGCAGATGACGGGGTTATGCCTCAGACTATCGAAGCCATTAACCACTCAAAAGCAGCCAACGTTCCAATTATTGTAGCCATTAACAAGATTGATAAACCAGGTGCCAACCCAGAACGCGTTATCGGTGAATTGGCAGAGCATGGTGTTATGTCAACTGCTTGGGGTGGAGATTCTGAATTTGTTGAAATCTCGGCTAAATTCAACCAAAACATCGAAGAATTGTTGGAAACAGTCCTTCTTGTGGCTGAAATCCAAGAACTCAAGGCAGACCCAACAGTTCGTGCGATCGGTACAGTTATCGAAGCTCGCCTGGATAAAGGAAAAGGTGCGGTCGCAACCCTTCTTGTTCAACAAGGTACCTTGAATGTTCAAGACCCAATCGTTGTCGGAAATACCTTCGGTCGTGTCCGTGCCATGACCAATGACCTTGGTCGTCGTGTCAAGGTGGCTGGACCATCAACACCAGTTTCTATCACAGGTTTGAACGAAGCGCCAATGGCGGGTGACCACTTTGCTGTCTACGAAGATGAAAAATCTGCGCGTGCAGCAGGTGAAGAGCGTGCCAAACGTGCCCTCATGAAACAACGTCAAGCTACCCAACGTGTTAGCCTTGAAAACCTCTTTGATACCCTTAAAGCTGGTGAACTCAAGTCCGTTAACGTTATCATAAAGGCTGACGTACAAGGTTCTGTTGAAGCCCTTTCTGCCTCACTTCAAAAGATCGACGTGGAAGGTGTCAAAGTTACCATCGTTCACTCAGCGGTCGGTGCGATCAATGAATCTGACGTAACTCTTGCCGAAGCTTCAAATGCCTTCATCGTTGGTTTCAACGTACGCCCTACACCACAAGCTCGTCAACAAGCAGAAGCTGATGATGTAGAAATTCGTCTCCACAGCATTATCTACAAGGTTATCGAAGAGATGGAAGAAGCCATGAAGGGGATGCTTGATCCAGAATTTGAAGAAAAAGTTATCGGTGAAGCAGTTATCCGTGAAACCTTCAAGGTGTCTAAAGTGGGAACTATCGGTGGATTCATGGTTATCAACGGTAAGGTTACTCGTGACTCTAAAGTCCGTGTTATCCGTGATGGTGTCGTTATCTATGACGGCGAACTCGCAAGCTTGAAACACTACAAAGACGACGTCAAAGAAGTTACTAACGGTCGTGAAGGTGGTTTGATGATCGATGGCTACAATGATATCAAGACTGATGATGTGATTGAGGCCTATGTCATGGAAGAAATCAAGAGATAA
- a CDS encoding YlxQ-related RNA-binding protein, with product MNKQKISNLLGLAQRAGRIISGEELVVKAIQDGKAKLVFLAHDAGPNLTKKIQDKSHYYQVEIVTVFSTLELSIAVGKSRKVLAVTDAGFTKKMRSLME from the coding sequence TTGAATAAGCAAAAGATAAGCAATCTCTTGGGACTTGCTCAACGAGCAGGGCGTATCATATCGGGTGAAGAATTGGTGGTCAAGGCCATTCAAGACGGCAAGGCCAAGTTGGTCTTTCTAGCTCATGATGCTGGACCCAATCTGACCAAGAAGATTCAAGATAAAAGTCATTATTATCAAGTAGAAATTGTAACCGTGTTTTCAACACTGGAATTAAGCATAGCAGTCGGAAAATCTAGAAAGGTTTTGGCTGTGACAGATGCTGGATTTACAAAGAAAATGAGGTCTCTTATGGAATAG
- the rnpM gene encoding RNase P modulator RnpM, whose amino-acid sequence MKTRKIPLRKSVVSNEVIDKRDLLRIVKNKEGQVFIDPTGKANGRGAYIKLDNKEALEAKKKKVFNRSFSMEVEESFYDELIAYVDHKVKRRELGLE is encoded by the coding sequence ATGAAAACAAGAAAAATCCCTTTGCGCAAGTCTGTTGTGTCTAACGAAGTGATTGATAAGCGTGATTTGCTCCGCATTGTCAAGAACAAGGAAGGGCAAGTCTTTATCGATCCGACAGGCAAGGCCAATGGCCGCGGCGCTTATATCAAGCTAGACAATAAAGAAGCCCTAGAGGCTAAAAAGAAGAAAGTCTTTAACCGCAGCTTTAGCATGGAAGTGGAAGAAAGCTTTTATGACGAGTTGATCGCTTATGTGGATCACAAAGTGAAAAGAAGAGAGTTAGGACTTGAATAA
- the nusA gene encoding transcription termination factor NusA: MSKEMLEAFRILEEDKGIKKEDIIDAVVESLRSAYRRRYGQSDSVAIDFNEKTGDFTVYTVREVVDEVFDSRLEISLKDALAINSAYELGDKIKFEEAPAEFGRVAAQSAKQTIMEKMRKQTRAITYNTYKEHEQEIMSGTVERFDNRFIYVNLGSIEAQLSKQDQIPGEVFASHDRIEVYVYKVEDNPRGVNVFVSRSHPEMIKRLMEQEIPEVYDGTVEIMSVAREAGDRTKVAVRSHNPNVDAIGTIVGRGGANIKKITSKFHPARYDAKNDRMVPIEENIDVIEWVADPAEFIYNAIAPAEVDQVIFDENDSKRALVVVPDNKLSLAIGRRGQNVRLAAHLTGYRIDIKSASEFEAMEEAGSVDLEAENDTVEE, translated from the coding sequence ATGAGTAAAGAAATGCTAGAGGCCTTCCGCATTTTGGAAGAAGACAAGGGAATCAAAAAAGAAGACATCATCGACGCAGTAGTAGAGTCGCTTCGTTCCGCTTATCGCAGACGCTATGGTCAATCAGACAGTGTAGCTATTGATTTCAACGAAAAAACAGGTGACTTTACAGTTTATACTGTCCGTGAAGTGGTTGATGAAGTATTTGATAGCCGTTTGGAAATCAGCTTAAAAGATGCTCTTGCCATTAATTCAGCCTATGAACTTGGTGACAAGATTAAGTTTGAAGAAGCACCTGCTGAGTTTGGTCGTGTAGCAGCCCAATCTGCCAAACAAACCATCATGGAAAAAATGCGCAAGCAAACACGTGCCATTACCTATAACACTTACAAAGAGCATGAACAAGAAATCATGTCTGGTACTGTAGAACGCTTTGACAACCGCTTTATCTATGTCAACCTTGGTAGCATTGAAGCCCAATTGTCAAAACAAGACCAAATTCCTGGAGAAGTTTTTGCTTCTCATGATCGTATCGAAGTGTATGTCTACAAGGTTGAAGACAACCCTCGCGGTGTGAATGTCTTTGTTAGCCGTAGCCATCCAGAAATGATCAAACGCTTGATGGAGCAAGAAATTCCAGAAGTTTATGATGGAACTGTTGAAATCATGAGCGTGGCTCGTGAAGCTGGTGACCGTACTAAGGTTGCCGTTCGTAGCCACAATCCAAACGTGGACGCTATTGGTACAATCGTTGGACGTGGTGGTGCTAACATCAAGAAAATCACTAGCAAATTCCACCCAGCTCGTTACGATGCTAAAAATGATCGTATGGTGCCAATCGAAGAAAATATCGACGTTATCGAGTGGGTAGCAGATCCAGCTGAATTTATCTACAATGCCATCGCTCCTGCTGAGGTCGACCAAGTTATCTTTGATGAAAACGACAGCAAACGTGCCTTGGTGGTTGTTCCTGATAACAAGCTTTCTCTTGCTATCGGTCGTCGTGGGCAAAACGTTCGCTTGGCGGCTCACTTGACTGGTTACCGTATCGATATCAAGTCTGCTAGTGAATTTGAAGCCATGGAAGAAGCTGGTTCGGTAGATTTGGAAGCAGAAAACGATACTGTAGAAGAATAA
- the rimP gene encoding ribosome maturation factor RimP encodes MDAIATIVELVREVIEPVIEAPFELVDIEYGKIGSDMILSIFVDKPEGITLNDTADLTEIISPVLDTIKPDPFPEQYFLEITSPGLERPLKTKDAVAGAVGKYIHVGLYQAIDKQKVFEGTLLAFEEDELTMEYMDKTRKKTVQIPYSLVSKARLAVKL; translated from the coding sequence GTGGACGCAATCGCAACAATCGTAGAATTAGTCAGAGAAGTTATAGAACCTGTCATAGAAGCGCCTTTCGAACTCGTGGATATCGAGTATGGAAAGATTGGCAGTGACATGATTCTCAGTATTTTTGTAGATAAACCTGAAGGAATTACCTTGAACGACACGGCAGACTTGACAGAAATTATCAGTCCTGTCCTAGACACCATCAAGCCAGATCCCTTCCCAGAACAATATTTCCTAGAAATCACCAGTCCAGGCTTGGAACGTCCTTTGAAAACCAAGGATGCCGTAGCTGGAGCGGTTGGGAAATACATCCATGTCGGGCTCTACCAAGCCATCGATAAGCAAAAGGTCTTTGAAGGAACTCTGTTGGCCTTCGAAGAGGACGAGTTGACTATGGAATATATGGACAAGACGCGTAAGAAAACTGTCCAAATTCCATACAGTTTAGTATCAAAAGCACGTTTAGCAGTAAAATTATAG
- the trmB gene encoding tRNA (guanosine(46)-N7)-methyltransferase TrmB — translation MRVRNRKGATELLEANPQYVVLNPLEAKGKWRDLFGNDNPIHVEVGSGKGAFVSGMAKQNPDINYIGIDIQKSVLSYALDKVLEVGVPNIKLLWVDGSDLTDYFEDGEIDRLYLNFSDPWPKKRHEKRRLTYKTFLDTFKRILPENGEIHFKTDNRGLFEYSLVSFSQYGMKLNGVWLDLHASDFEGNVMTEYEQKFSNKGQVIYRVEAEF, via the coding sequence ATGAGAGTTAGAAATCGTAAAGGGGCGACAGAATTACTAGAGGCAAATCCCCAGTATGTGGTCCTCAATCCCTTGGAAGCCAAGGGAAAATGGCGGGACTTGTTTGGCAATGATAATCCCATTCATGTGGAAGTTGGAAGTGGAAAGGGTGCCTTTGTTTCAGGTATGGCCAAACAAAATCCTGACATCAACTATATCGGGATTGATATTCAAAAGTCTGTTTTGAGCTACGCTTTGGACAAGGTGCTTGAAGTTGGAGTGCCTAACATTAAGCTCTTGTGGGTAGATGGTTCTGACTTGACTGACTACTTTGAAGACGGTGAGATTGATCGCTTGTATCTGAACTTTTCAGATCCATGGCCTAAAAAACGCCATGAAAAGCGTCGTTTGACCTACAAGACCTTCTTGGATACCTTCAAGCGTATCTTGCCTGAAAATGGAGAAATTCATTTCAAAACGGATAACCGTGGCTTGTTTGAGTACAGCCTAGTGAGTTTTTCTCAGTATGGCATGAAGCTCAATGGTGTCTGGCTTGATTTACATGCCAGTGATTTTGAAGGCAATGTCATGACAGAATATGAACAAAAATTCTCCAACAAGGGGCAAGTTATCTACCGAGTTGAGGCAGAATTTTAA
- the ccrZ gene encoding cell cycle regulator CcrZ — protein sequence MDLGDNELTLTPIPGKSGKAYMGSYPDGKRIFVKMNTSPILPGLAREQIAPQLLWSRRLADGRDMCAQEWLTGKILTPYDMNRKQIVNILTRLHRSRPLMTQLSRLGYAMETPVDLLQSWQETAPDALRKNHFISEVMADLRQTIPGFREDYATIVHGDVRHSNWIETDSGLIYLVDWDSVRLTDRMFDVAHMLCHYIPEHQWKEWLTYYGYKYNQTVLNKLYWYGQLSYLSQISKYYMNQDLENVNREIHGLRHFRDKYGKRR from the coding sequence ATGGATTTGGGTGATAATGAGCTAACACTGACTCCCATACCTGGGAAAAGTGGTAAGGCTTATATGGGTAGCTATCCTGATGGGAAGCGCATCTTTGTAAAAATGAACACCTCTCCAATCCTACCTGGTCTAGCTAGAGAACAAATTGCTCCGCAATTATTATGGAGTCGCCGTTTGGCAGATGGGCGTGATATGTGTGCTCAAGAATGGTTGACAGGCAAGATATTGACCCCCTATGATATGAATCGTAAGCAAATCGTCAATATTTTAACCCGCCTACATCGCTCACGTCCGTTGATGACACAGTTGAGTCGGTTGGGCTATGCCATGGAAACACCTGTAGACTTACTACAGTCTTGGCAAGAAACGGCTCCAGATGCTTTGCGTAAAAATCATTTTATCAGTGAAGTGATGGCTGATTTACGTCAGACTATTCCAGGATTTAGAGAGGACTATGCGACCATTGTCCATGGAGATGTACGACATAGTAATTGGATTGAGACAGACAGTGGCTTGATTTATTTGGTAGATTGGGATTCGGTTCGTTTGACCGACCGCATGTTTGACGTGGCTCACATGCTCTGCCATTATATTCCAGAACATCAGTGGAAGGAATGGTTGACTTACTACGGTTACAAGTACAATCAAACGGTATTAAATAAATTGTATTGGTACGGTCAATTGTCCTATTTGAGCCAGATTTCCAAGTATTATATGAACCAAGATTTAGAAAATGTCAATCGGGAGATTCATGGCCTGCGTCACTTCCGAGACAAGTATGGAAAGAGAAGATGA
- a CDS encoding lysostaphin resistance A-like protein, protein MKFFDKFHALCFGFLVLLIVITVPYTINHGDFFQNEYELIIVSLLVTSLSVAYARKFEMISFGMLSKKDLLLFIAIFLLSVVETLVYIHFFAVSSGAGVQHLAEVSRGISLSLILTSSVFGPIQEELIFRGLLQGAVFDNSWLGIVLTSSLFSFMHGPSNVPSFIFYLLGGLLLGFAYKKSQNLWVSTLVHMFYNAWPLLYYL, encoded by the coding sequence ATGAAGTTTTTTGATAAATTTCATGCTTTGTGCTTTGGATTTTTAGTACTACTAATCGTCATTACAGTTCCTTATACGATTAACCATGGGGATTTTTTTCAAAATGAATATGAATTGATTATTGTAAGTCTTCTTGTAACCTCGCTGAGTGTTGCTTATGCTAGAAAGTTTGAAATGATTTCTTTTGGGATGTTAAGCAAGAAAGACCTTTTGCTTTTCATTGCAATCTTTCTTCTAAGTGTGGTTGAGACGCTAGTTTATATTCATTTCTTCGCTGTTTCTTCTGGCGCAGGAGTTCAACACTTGGCGGAAGTCAGCAGAGGAATTTCCCTGTCTTTGATTTTGACTTCCTCAGTTTTTGGACCCATCCAGGAGGAACTCATTTTCAGAGGACTTCTTCAAGGTGCGGTTTTTGACAATTCTTGGTTAGGGATTGTACTGACTTCCTCTCTCTTTTCTTTTATGCATGGACCTTCTAATGTCCCTTCGTTTATTTTTTATCTACTTGGGGGCTTGTTACTGGGCTTTGCTTATAAAAAGAGCCAAAACCTATGGGTTTCTACTCTAGTTCACATGTTTTACAATGCTTGGCCACTCTTATATTATTTATAA
- the blpZ gene encoding immunity protein BlpZ, whose product MYKHLFFLDSKTLDWLTPYILVLASDTIAFNVFVLTFVSAVVFNSLNSMLALMAIFLGAGYVVGFWLLKWFVLERLELKDDL is encoded by the coding sequence ATGTATAAACACTTATTTTTCCTAGATTCCAAAACCTTAGACTGGTTGACACCTTATATTCTAGTCTTGGCTTCTGACACCATTGCCTTTAATGTTTTTGTGCTAACCTTTGTATCTGCGGTGGTCTTTAATTCCCTAAATTCCATGCTAGCTTTAATGGCTATATTCTTAGGGGCTGGCTATGTGGTCGGATTTTGGTTACTCAAATGGTTTGTTTTGGAAAGACTAGAGCTCAAGGATGACTTGTAG
- a CDS encoding immunity protein, translating to MKTFLAKKRNIFLARLFLGQLPLLISTYLFLSRQFLNFSLVFQFLLVVINLASILVTVYLTREMRIREFEDDDLVSPRTNQLMYIGLTGFMSIICLYRGITAGESYQQLIAYIGAILCLLIMLLLIWGLKYYKK from the coding sequence ATGAAAACGTTTCTTGCTAAAAAACGAAACATCTTCCTTGCGAGATTGTTCTTAGGTCAGTTGCCCTTGCTTATCTCTACTTATCTATTTCTATCTCGTCAGTTTTTAAATTTTTCATTGGTTTTCCAATTTCTTTTAGTGGTTATTAACTTGGCTTCTATTTTGGTCACTGTTTACCTCACTAGGGAAATGAGGATAAGAGAGTTTGAAGATGATGATTTGGTTAGTCCTAGAACCAATCAACTCATGTATATCGGCTTAACAGGCTTTATGTCTATTATTTGTTTGTATAGAGGGATCACAGCAGGAGAATCCTATCAACAACTAATCGCTTATATTGGCGCTATTCTCTGCCTGCTTATCATGCTTTTGCTCATTTGGGGCTTGAAGTATTATAAAAAGTAG
- a CDS encoding PncF family bacteriocin immunity protein codes for MDFKSFLIAFVVGMFVSFITYLIREKFLKSPKKNKDRSN; via the coding sequence ATGGATTTCAAAAGTTTTCTTATTGCTTTTGTTGTTGGTATGTTTGTTTCTTTTATTACTTATTTAATTAGGGAAAAATTTTTAAAATCTCCAAAGAAGAATAAAGATAGATCTAATTAG
- a CDS encoding sensor histidine kinase produces the protein MNIAWILLHTLVTHGLEIVIFFKVDGIGLTFERIFKAFLFKILLAFVFLMIGYMVGDSFLFYFMEPLYGIGLSFLLLRGLPKKLLFFYGLFPMILVNLFYRGLSYFVLPFLGQGQVHDDYSLIWLCIIIFNFFISLAFLKWLDYDFTNLRREILDKAFQKSLTKINWIMGAYYLVIQTLSYLEYEQGIQSTTVRHLILVFYLLFFMGIIKKLDTYWKDKLRERLDQEQVLRYRDMERYSRHIEELYKEVRSFRHDYTNLLTSLRLGIEEEDMEQIKEVYDSVLKDSSEKLQDNKYDLGRLVNIRDKALKSLLAGKFLKARDKKIIFNVEVPEEIQVEGMSLLDFLTIVSILCDNAIEASVEASQPHVSIAFLKNGAQETFIIENSIKEEGIDISEIFSFGVSSKGEERGVGLYTVVKIVESHPNTSLNTTCQNQVFRQVLTVVHAE, from the coding sequence ATGAATATTGCTTGGATATTATTGCATACACTTGTTACTCATGGACTAGAAATTGTCATTTTCTTTAAGGTGGATGGAATTGGTCTCACTTTTGAGAGGATTTTTAAAGCCTTTCTTTTTAAGATACTGTTGGCCTTTGTTTTTTTAATGATTGGCTATATGGTAGGAGATAGTTTCCTATTTTATTTTATGGAACCCTTGTACGGTATAGGCTTGTCTTTCTTACTGTTAAGAGGGCTTCCTAAAAAACTTCTCTTCTTTTATGGTCTCTTTCCAATGATATTGGTGAATCTCTTTTATAGAGGTCTTTCTTATTTTGTGCTTCCATTTTTGGGACAAGGGCAAGTACATGATGATTACTCTTTGATTTGGTTGTGTATAATAATTTTCAATTTCTTCATTTCTCTAGCCTTTTTGAAATGGTTAGACTATGATTTCACTAACTTGAGAAGGGAGATTCTAGATAAAGCTTTTCAAAAGTCCCTGACTAAAATTAACTGGATAATGGGGGCTTACTATTTGGTGATACAAACTCTATCTTACCTTGAATATGAACAAGGTATTCAATCAACGACTGTTCGCCATCTCATCCTAGTCTTTTACCTGCTCTTTTTTATGGGGATTATCAAGAAATTGGATACCTATTGGAAGGACAAACTCCGTGAGAGACTGGACCAAGAGCAGGTCCTGCGCTATAGAGATATGGAGCGCTATAGTCGACATATAGAGGAACTTTACAAGGAAGTACGGAGCTTTCGCCATGACTACACCAACCTTTTGACCAGTTTACGTCTGGGCATTGAAGAGGAGGATATGGAGCAGATAAAAGAGGTCTACGATTCGGTCTTAAAGGATTCTAGTGAAAAATTGCAGGACAATAAATATGACCTGGGCCGATTAGTGAATATTCGTGATAAAGCCCTCAAAAGTCTCCTAGCAGGAAAGTTTCTAAAAGCCAGAGATAAGAAGATTATCTTTAATGTCGAAGTTCCTGAGGAGATTCAGGTCGAGGGGATGAGCCTGCTTGACTTTCTAACCATTGTGTCTATCCTTTGTGACAATGCTATTGAAGCTAGTGTAGAGGCCAGTCAACCTCATGTTTCAATCGCCTTTTTAAAAAATGGAGCACAGGAGACCTTTATTATCGAAAACTCCATCAAAGAAGAGGGCATCGATATTTCTGAAATCTTCTCCTTTGGAGTTAGTTCTAAAGGGGAGGAGAGAGGAGTTGGTCTCTATACCGTCGTGAAAATTGTGGAAAGCCATCCCAATACCAGTCTAAATACTACCTGCCAAAATCAAGTCTTTCGTCAGGTACTTACTGTGGTACATGCAGAATGA